Sequence from the Fundulus heteroclitus isolate FHET01 chromosome 7, MU-UCD_Fhet_4.1, whole genome shotgun sequence genome:
CAGCAGCCAACATCTGGATCTGGGGACGCTTCCCCAACCTGCCTTTAGGTCGCCCCACAGATTTAGCTCTGGCCAGAACTTCTGTTTTCACTCCTGCTGCTCCGTACGCACAGCTGAACTCTCTGAGGCTGAAACCTTAAATCCATCTTCCACCTGGGCCTGAACTCCTCTTTAGAAAGGGTCATAATTTCCTCCAACTGGAGCTAAACACTCCTTCAGAAGAAGCGTGACCCCagaccatgatgctgccaccgccatgtttcactgtaggtGACCAAAAACCTCCAGGTTGGTTTTATCACACAAGAAAACGTTCAATGGGTCTGACATGGCAACAAGACaggaataaaaatattattttaaatatgggACCAGTGacgatatttaaaaatatataaaaatcacAGCTGATACAGATGATAAAGCCGATATATCGTGCATCGCTAGAAAGGTGTACAGTTCCTTCAGCCTCTCTGTCAGTTTATTTTTGACTTACCATCAATTTTTAATTATCATCCAAAGCCAAAAGCATTTTATCATTTCCTTCTCCTTACCGATGGTGATAATTTTTTACATATAGGCCCCATAAGTAAACCTGGGCCGATATTAACAACGATGCAGACAAAAACTATATTCATTGTGTGgttgtttcatatttttttgtaagggtagggaaaaatataaaataattatcGGTCATAACAACTGTATTAATGTTATATTGGCCCAGATTTTCATATCTGGGCATTCCTGCTGCAAACCTTTTCTTCAGATAAAGGATGCAAACGAGCAAAAGTTAGAAAAATCCTCCCATTATAGCTGAGCTTTTCATTTCAGGCTAAGAACAGATTCACTAGAATTGTTGGTGGGCAGGAATTAAAGCCAGAATAATCCTGaatgaatttaaatttaaaaaaagggattAGTTAACAGAAAAGTTCGCTCTCATCCAACTAGGTATTAAACTATATTTTCCATCTCTTATTCTCcccaaaaacatgttttgactTCATTGAATTTAACTCGTGTTCAGATATTTTTTAATGTGAGGTGAATCCGTTATTTGAATAGATGATTGTAGACTTTTCCAGATGCACTCATCATAGCTGTgtgactgtttttaaaaataaacactacaGCATTAAGAAGCCGTTCATATCCGAGCTGTGAGCTGAAACGTTTTAGTCTCCAGAGGAAGGAGCTTCATACGTTAATGTAAAACAAAGAGTGGCCTTTGTTACTGTAAGTACCCTGAAAGTACTTAACAGGATAAAGATGGCGAGCTTTTTGCTCCGCTACTAAAAGCGGTGCAGGTCCGCGGCGTTCCTTAATTACAGAAGCTGATGAGAATAACCTAAACAATCGATTGATGTCCTTTTTCCCGACGAGCTGAAAGTATCCGTCGCCTGAAACGTCCGGGAGCGGAGGCGGGTTTGTGTGGAAACTTTAGAGACTATAGATAAATCCACTTGGATTAGAAATACTGGTCAGAACCACTAAAACATTAAGGGCTTGTTTATACAGCAACAATCCACTGAAAACAACGTTTTAATTACAATCTCCGTCCACAATAGAGAACAAATGCAGATTCCCTGCCACGCCACTAGTAGGCGCCACGTCCCTGGGCTTCTACGTACAGAAAGATTCGTTTTTTTCCAGTGAAGACGACAACGGAGGccgagaaaatgaaaaaaaaaaaaaaaaaaaaaaaaaaaaaaaaaaaaaaaaaaaaaaaaaaatatatatatatatatatatatatatatatatttttttttttttttaaatagataaaatgctaaatatttcagcacatgactttctcagtacttgatagttttagaacataacataaaactatatggcatttgacattttaaaagttttaagcccccccgaacatgagaaaatcctcgttattcgatgctgtagcgcacaaattccctagttactggggggaaaatagggagtaccaatatggcggccggtggcttcacagtgactcgttctaacagccggtgattagcactccagtgtataatagagatcagtgatcaGGACCCGTAGAGACTGAATCAGAACCTTGTTAAAACGTCCGTCTGATGAACAACACCGAATAAATCCTGACATCTGTTCCTGTAAATATTGGGTTAAATTTAAACCTTTTCTTCTCCAAGCTGCTAAAAACAGGCAGGATGGGAAACTAAATGACCTACGCCGCCTGTTTTATGTTGTtctctaacagctgctgggaatCTGTCCACATGGCGCCCTCTAGTGGCCCCAGCTGACTCTGCTTTTAAACAGCAACAGAAACCGGAACCAGATCAGGGTTTTTTCTCTACCTGAGGTTATCTGAGAGGCGAAGGTAGCAGCGGACCACGTGTTTCAGCAGGCGGGCCGACGGTTCTTTGGAGAGCTGCAGAACCATTTTCCCctgcagacagagagaaagatgggAACGTCAGAGCGGTCAGGAGAGCGACGCGGATCCAGGTTGAATCCTGACGGCTTACCAGAATCATGGCCACGTGGGAGAAACGTTCGTATGTCTGACAGATGTAAGCCAGGCCGGTGTCGTCCAGCAGGATCTTCTGTAGTATGAATGTAGCAACCTGAGGGCAGCATCAGAAGGAGTTAGGAGATGAAAGGAGTTAACTTCACCGTTCAACTACTAAACATCCTTTCAGTCTGCTTTTAATTCATAAAGGTTGGATTAGATTCTCATCAGAGTGACAGAGGCACACAACTGAttcttttgcatttcatttaaatGAAGAAACAATAATATTCCTGTAAAGCAGACAGGTGACTGGTGTGTTTTAGACAGGAACATCCCTCAGAAACAGTCGCTCCACATTAGGCCTCTAACACACGTGCAGCGCGGTTTaatacaaagaacaaaaacctACAGGTGTGATcataaaatgctttgttttagtatttaaaaaaaacagaaaaaggaaacttggacagaaaaataaagcgTTGACCAGCGAGGAGGGAGTCAGCAGCTACTGGAGAAGGaatgaaaaaacatttcaaacgtCCATCCAGCTTGAAATTAACCGAGACTACTACAGGCTACGTGCTAATCTATCTTTTTGTTTATCTTATCTCTATAAAACTGGCCTAAAGTGTTAAACATTTCAGGTATGAACCATAAATGTCTCTTGTTAAGAATCTAGTttcaattattttctgtctggTGGAGGAGGCTAAAATGACACGTTACTGAGGATGTAGATTAAATACACAACTGGCCTGCCATAATCATAACTACTGTTCTTTCTGTTGGGGGCTTCAGGCTCCTGGGTTTCACCATCAGAGCCGTTCCTGCATCGCTTTGGTGTGGAGGGCTTTAGACAGAAGCTCtgtctgctctggttctgataCATTACATAATAAAGAGCGATAAAAACATGTGTCGGCATCCTCGTCTGGAGCAACGCGCTGCAGGCAGTTACCGGAGCACCCGACGTTTGAAACAGTCAAAGATCTCCAGATAGAGGATGCCTCAGagcatcactgcaaaaacggatctaaaaataagtaaaatgttcttaaagttagtgtatttgtccttgatttgagcaggtaaagaagattatttgccaatggaatgagtaattttacccctaaaataagataattagacatcctgcacttgaaataagatgatggagatgaattgttcctattttaagtgcaagaatcttattccattggcagatcatcttatttacctgctcaaatcaaggacaaatacactaattttaagaacattttacttattttaagtttttgcagtgcagctttAAGTTTAACGCCAGCCGCTCCCTCTGGCTGCTTCACGCCTTTTAATCAGAAACTGGATTCCCAGGAGAAACGAAGGCAAAATCTTGTCGGTTTTGCCAACTTTTCTCCTTCTAAGCTCTTAAATGATACCTTCAGGGCCTCTTCGCTAAACAAATCCCACCTCTGGTCAGAACCTCCACCTCTGGTCAGCTCACACCTGTCATTTTCCTGAAGGTTTGGGAACCACCGAGTCAGATAAGTGGAAAGACGAGACGCATTAATTCACCGTTTTGGAGAGTTCGCTGCCCGACTCCATGATGCGGAGGCATAGCGGGATGATCTCAGTGGTCAGGAGGAAGTTAATCACTTCTTGTTCGTCTGTTTTCACCAGAGCGCCTGGAACACAAACGACATTTTATCACAAGCTCCTGCCGATCTGCTCCAAAGCCACCAAACCAAAACCCTCAGCGGCAGGACAACCGACCTATGACCCCGAGGCTGGTGAGGCGCAGGTACTCGAACGGCCGCGTCTTGCTGACGGTGTGCAGGAAGGGATACAGGAAGAGGGGGATGTGAGCCGCGAGGAACGCTGACCTGGGATGAGAAGAATTACAGCAGATTTCATCAACAGGTCCAGAGTTAACGctgtaaaatgaacaaaaacccTACAGAACAGATGATGCATCTTAGCTGGTCAGCCTGGTCTTACCGCGTCTCTGGATGAGAGGCGACGCACTGCAGGAGAGCCAGGGCGTTGCACACTCTGTTGGACTGATGGGCCGTGAGCGTCGGCGGGTttatggatggatagatgttcACTATTTCCTGCAGACGGAGGAGAACATCAGCTAAAGGTCTCAGATCCCGTCAGGCGGAACCGGGCCGTTAAAGCAGAGGAGCTCACCTGCAGCAGGGCAGCAATCGTGCCGAAGGAGTGCCAGAGCATGGGCGCCAGGTCCGGCACCGACTCGCGCTTCTTGCTCAGCTCCAGCAGAGCATTTTCTCTGGTCTCAGGGCTGGACAGCTCATTGATCCACTGGTAAATCTTCTCTCTGTCCACCTGGGCCAGGGCTGTGACGTTGGTTACAGCCTGTAAAACGGCACAAAACGTCAAACAATCACCCACAAAGTCTGCATTTTCCTCAGGGGTTCCCACTGACGTCTCCTGTGGATCTCTCAGTTTTTAGTTTGTCGTGTGTTCGTCAATCCACAACTGAATCAAaagcttttagtttttctgcatcttttgctgcCAGCAGCTCCACTTATTAGTGCTGCTTAAGTTGCAATGttcactaaaataaatcagagaTATTCTCCACTGACACATGATCATCAGGGTTCCTACaacataaggcaagttaaattcaagactttttaatgcctcttgaaataaaaagttaagaccaaattcacaataaacaagaaaaacctggttgcgacaacttcacccaaatgtttattttaacataaaccattactttctggcccagtagacatgttaaaatttttgaaaaaacatttcatataggaagaaagctaaaaaaacacaaattacagatatatttttaacaactactgaactgaattcacaaactttgttttgttccctactaaaataaactataaatcagttttaaaaaccacaacataatcagtgccaactctttttcccagctatggtccggccgcaacagtttttattggttccgctatcgtgacggaaccaataattgttacattgagccgtaaatttaaaaaaatataattgtgtcaattaaaaccgcaagcggtgatgagcggccctcgcagcaaagcgccgctctggcctattggccaccgctgggatttgcgcaccgccggccggccgccacctcagatgctgtcacgcattttgccctcccgtccactgggcgattcacacgaacgtgttcggcagcgctaccccacgactcacaaaaaatctggtgcagatcgctcaatgcagcgaggagatacagccgttgaataatgataatgcatttggccatcggaccggactaaatcgttggCCACCGCCGAacgattaaatatgaacccaaaacgtttctaactgtttttaccatggatttcctctgactaataattaatttatatcttatttgtgtaatgtattcacgacatgaattccttgctgtcttaacaaaaggcagaacaactataacgttactttctataattattacaggttctgctgagatgtcatattctggagagtgcttagacaccctgacacacaaatatgtattaacttcatttcatgtgcactcgtgaacttgttttagttgatgtagttttcttgatgtactgtagagcatgatgaggtctgttgtggtattgtgtgcactggattgatgggacagttggtgttgtctgtcaaacccaatcttcttaagctgcaaattcagtaaagttacaagttttcttgcaacctctcatatggaactagtctaaaaaataaataaactgataattagaagatcagtttgtacatccacaccaactctagaaccaaagccgtattcagctggaacttatcctgacaaaatgtcccaattcagccaaataaactccaaaagcttagaggagatcattcagcagctaagttcctcctcatgctgttttgatgctctacccacagttttccttaagaaagttttgcctgtcatagcgtctgatttgactcagataataaacacgtcccttctgtcaggtgtttccccccagtccctaaaaacagcaattatcaaaccactgttaaaaaagaacaatttagacaaactactactccagaactacagggccatctcaaacctcccctttatcagtaagattattgaaaaagctgtgtttcaacaattaaacaccttcttaacaacgaccagccgctttgacgttttccagtctggcttccgtgctcaccacagtacagagaccgcccttatcaaggtgtttaatgacatccatataaatacagactgcggaaaaaccaccatgctggttctgttggacctcagtgcagcatttgatactgttgatcactccattctgttagagcgcctggagaactgggtcggcctctgtggtacagctctccactggtttaaatcctacttaaaggacagggacttttttgtatcaataggtaactttacatcgaagattacaaaaatcacaagtggggttccccaagggtccatcctgggtcccctcctattcaatatctacatgctcctctagctcagatcagtaaatgcctagaagaaatcaatacgtagatgtgccaaaattttcttcagttgaatgaaaacaaaacagaagtaataatttttagaccaatagaggagagatcaaaggttagcacacagcttcagtcgcttcagctaggaaccactgatcaggcccgaaatcttggagtagtaa
This genomic interval carries:
- the LOC118556447 gene encoding CCR4-NOT transcription complex subunit 9, encoding MLTTGAAVTNVTALAQVDREKIYQWINELSSPETRENALLELSKKRESVPDLAPMLWHSFGTIAALLQEIVNIYPSINPPTLTAHQSNRVCNALALLQCVASHPETRSAFLAAHIPLFLYPFLHTVSKTRPFEYLRLTSLGVIGALVKTDEQEVINFLLTTEIIPLCLRIMESGSELSKTVATFILQKILLDDTGLAYICQTYERFSHVAMILGKMVLQLSKEPSARLLKHVVRCYLRLSDNLRAREALRQCLPDQLKDSTFAQVLKDDTTTKRWLAQLVKNLQEGQVTDARGIPLAPQ